Proteins co-encoded in one Pseudophryne corroboree isolate aPseCor3 chromosome 1, aPseCor3.hap2, whole genome shotgun sequence genomic window:
- the LOC134936361 gene encoding Y-box-binding protein 1-like, which translates to MDDLVKSSKISIMTAFIEVVLHLTNSSLLCFKEAAIKVVGTLPRQDMFCPERSGYQEMKHSPAIMKQEINAADREPEVSARKVMGRVVWLNVQYGYGFINWHDTKKDVFVHYTPIKKNNPRKYFQSLETGETFEFYVVNGEKVLQASYVTGPGGVPVQGSRYTLNHKDYWHHPHCRGPPRKYQQSYQYSEGGEEHEEETNVAESENQSQTDQKSRYPPYYFERPYGLTEQFTDVPGPSESLR; encoded by the exons ATGGATGATTTAGTAAAATCTAGTAAGATTTCAATAATGACTGCTTTTATAGAGGTTGTG CTACATTTAACAAATAGCTCACTTTTGTGCTTCAAAGAAGCTGCCATTAAGGTGGTAGGGACATTGCCGAGGCAAGATATGTTCTGTCCTGAGAGGTCAGGGTACCAAGAAATGAAACATTCTCCAGCGATCATGAAGCAGGAAATAAATG CTGCAGACCGAGAGCCGGAAGTCAGTGCAAGAAAAGTTATGGGGAGAGTAGTATGGCTTAACGTGCAATATGGCTATGGCTTTATTAATTGGCATGACACCAAGAAAGATGTGTTTGTACATTATACGCCCATAAAGAAGAACAACCCTAGGAAGTATTTCCAAAGCCTAGAGACAGGAGAGACATTTGAGTTTTATGTTGTGAATGGTGAAAAAGTTCTACAGGCATCTTATGTAACTGGTCCTGGTGGTGTTCCGGTGCAAGGCAGCAGATATACACTGAATCACAAGGATTATTGGCACCATCCACATTGCAGAGGTCCTCCACGCAAATATCAGCAAAGCTACCAATACAGTGAAGGTGGAGAAGAGCATGAAGAAGAGACGAATGTGGCAGAAAGTGAAAATCAATCACAGACTGATCAGAAGAGTCGCTACCCACCATACTATTTTGAGAGACCATATGGACTCACAGAACAATTTACTGATGTCCCAGGGCCAAGTGAATCATTAAGATGA